From the genome of Glycine max cultivar Williams 82 chromosome 2, Glycine_max_v4.0, whole genome shotgun sequence, one region includes:
- the LOC100816935 gene encoding U-box domain-containing protein 44, translating to MLENIGSFLERKREKQFSGVGFNFQPLGNTHSGLIRNSVHTMVGLELIPIGTILTVLNSQIVKTANAAIDVVIDKESFKVLSKHLLDIAPVLKELQLQELNESEAARVALESLESDIKKANNLVEKYRNRGRFYLLLRCRYIVKEVEQVTRDIGRSLAALSIANTEVLSRISDQVNRLQSEMQTVEFEASQSQLQIVDKLNHGIREQKLDQAFANDVLEEIGRAVGVPVEPSEVSKELASIRKEMEEAATRKERAEFIFLEQIIELLSRADAARDYEEVKKQYFRRVQVIERYDSREKYIRPLNSFLCPITGAVMVDPVSLCTGTTCERSAIEAWFDDGNRIDPETKEVLEDTTLRSNVRLRESIEEWREVNYCFGIRSIKESLLSNSDLLVKESLSQIQALIRENSINKDWISIGELTDIIISILGESDSTDAKMKILITLKDSVQGHARNKEKVVESQGWYHIISCLGSDSRISKEAIDLLYELLQNRSGWNKSFCKKLSDHPSAVSYLVTLLKGPVSNSAGVSEKILMELSEIDEENISAAAKFGWYKPLTDRMIQGSESSRMSMARAIVNLELKDLNLKLLGEQGVILPLLEMLSGSIESKELSLSSLVKLAKLHANKGIIAASGGVPLVLDLMFFCRMRPFITIKCCEILEKLASDDDGIDFLVDGKGNQLELENIITNLLALTQGPNSAHYRKPALRALLGICKFETGLVKKAVLAANGISLILPILDDSDSEIRETAINILFLFSQHEPQGLVEYLFSPRRLQALVGFLENDDNDDVQMAAAGLLANLPKSERELTMELIDLGGLDAILSILKNGTMEAKENALSALFRFTDPTNIESQHDLVKRGLYPLLVNFLNTGSVTAKARAAAFIGDLSMSTPKLTAVSKSTGCTRWWCFRPSKVPLCSAHGSVCSVSSTFCLLEANALPGLIRLLHGEVHATAYEAIQTLSTLVLEDFPQRGARVLHESNAMRPLLEILNWGTDSLKSEAIGLLEKVFVSKEMVEYYGTRARLSLLGLTGITVYGDGHLRRKAARVLSLLERYSKSSSSAFSGVQE from the exons ATGCTTGAAAACATTGGATCTTTTCTTGAAAG GAAAAGAGAGAAGCAATTCTCTGGTGttggtttcaactttcaacctCTGGGCAATACACACTCCGGTTTAATTAGAAATTCAGTACATACAATGGTTGGATTGGAACTCATACCCATAGGTACAATATTGACTGTTCTAAACAGCCAGATTGTGAAAACAGCTAATGCAGCAatcgatgttgttattgataaaGAAAGTTTCAAAGTCCTCTCAAAACACCTGCTTGATATTGCCCCAGTCCTAAAGGAATTGCAGCTTCAGGAATTGAATGAGTCTGAAGCTGCAAGGGTTGCTCTGGAGTCTCTTGAATCAGATATCAAAAAGGCGAATAATTTGGTTGAGAAGTACAGGAACCGTGGCCGTTTCTACCTGCTGTTGAGGTGCAGATACATAGTCAAGGAAGTTGAACAAGTCACAAGAGACATTGGAAGGTCTCTGGCTGCACTGTCCATTGCAAACACTGAAGTCCTATCAAGAATTTCTGATCAGGTCAACAGGTTACAGAGTGAAATGCAAACGGTGGAGTTTGAGGCTTCACAATCTCAGCTTCAAATTGTTGACAAGTTGAACCATGGAATTAGGGAGCAGAAACTCGATCAGGCTTTTGCAAATGACGTGCTTGAGGAAATAGGAAGGGCAGTTGGGGTGCCGGTGGAGCCTTCAGAGGTAAGCAAAGAGCTAGCCAGCATTAGGAAGGAAATGGAAGAAGCAGCCACCAGGAAAGAAAGAGCtgagtttatttttttggagCAGATCATTGAGCTACTATCTCGAGCTGATGCTGCAAGGGATTATGAAGAAGTTAAGAAGCAATACTTTAGAAGGGTTCAGGTAATTGAGAGATATGATTCAAGGGAAAAATATATCCGACCACTTAATTCTTTCCTTTGTCCCATAACTGGAGCTGTTATGGTAGATCCTGTCAGCCTTTGCACTGGTACTACATGTGAGAGATCCGCCATTGAAGCTTGGTTTGATGATGGAAACAGGATTGACCCAGAAACAAAAGAGGTTCTTGAAGATACTACCTTGAGATCCAATGTTCGATTAAGAGAATCCATAGAAGAGTGGAGAGAAGTCAATTACTGCTTTGGAATAAGGTCTATCAAGGAAAGCCTATTATCCAATTCTGACTTATTAGTGAAAGAATCTCTGAGCCAAATTCAGGCTCTCATTAGAGAGAATTCCATTAACAAGGATTGGATTTCTATAGGAGAGCTTACTGATATTATTATCTCTATCCTTGGGGAATCTGATTCCACAGATGCCAAGATGAAGATCTTGATTACTTTGAAGGATTCTGTACAGGGGCATGCAAGAAACAAG gaaaaagtggTTGAATCTCAAGGTTGGTATCACATTATTTCCTGCTTAGGGAGTGACTCTAGAATTTCAAAGGAAGCAATTGATTTGCTATATGAGTTACTTCAAAACCGATCTGGTTGGAATAAAAGCTTCTGCAAAAAACTCTCTGATCATCCTAGTGCAGTTTCTTACCTTGTTACTCTTCTAAAGGGTCCTGTAAGCAATTCAGCTGGGGTTTCAGAAAAGATTTTGATGGAGCTTTCTGAGATAGACGAGGAAAACATTTCAGCTGCTGCAAAGTTTGGCTGGTACAAACCTCTTACTGATCGCATGATTCAAG GATCGGAGTCTTCACGAATGTCAATGGCGAGAGCCATAGTTAATTTGGAGTTGAAAGATTTGAACTTGAAACTCCTTGGCGAGCAAGGAGTTATACTTCCTTTGCTAGAAATGCTATCTGGCAGCATTGAATCTAAAGAACTGTCACTGTCATCCCTGGTTAAACTAGCAAAATTGCATGCCAATAAGGGGATTATTGCAGCATCTGGAGGTGTGCCTCTTGTTTTAGATTTGATGTTCTTTTGCAGGATGCGGCCATTCATTACCATTAAATGTTGTGAAATCCTTGAGAAGCTAGCTTCAGATGATGATGGAATTGATTTCTTAGTTGATGGAAAAGGAAATCAACTTGAGTTAGAAAACATCATCACCAATTTGCTAGCTCTAACTCAGGGTCCAAACTCAGCTCACTACCGAAAGCCTGCATTACGTGCTCTTCTTGGAATTTGTAAGTTTGAGACTGGTTTAGTGAAGAAGGCAGTTCTGGCAGCCAATGGGATATCTCTAATCCTCCCCATTCTTGATGATTCTGACTCAGAAATCAGGGAAACTGCCATAAATATTCTGTTTCTTTTCTCCCAACATGAACCACAAGGACTAGTTGAATACCTCTTCAGTCCAAGAAGACTACAAGCTTTAGTTGGGTTTCTTGAGAATGACGACAATGATGATGTGCAAATGGCTGCTGCTGGTTTACTAGCCAACCTTCCAAAATCAGAACGGGAACTCACTATGGAGTTGATTGACCTGGGAGGCCTTGATGCAATCctaagcattttaaaaaatggtacAATGGAAGCAAAAGAAAATGCTCTCAGTGCCCTCTTCAGATTCACAGACCCCACAAATATCGAGTCACAGCATGATTTGGTTAAACGAGGACTATATCCTTTGCTTGTAAATTTTCTCAACACGGGTTCAGTAACAGCAAAGGCAAGAGCAGCAGCATTCATTGGTGATCTTTCTATGAGCACTCCAAAGCTCACAGCTGTTTCCAAATCAACCGGTTGCACTCGTTGGTGGTGTTTTAGACCATCGAAAGTCCCTTTATGTTCAGCACATGGGAGTGTATGCAGTGTGAGTTCCACATTTTGTCTGTTGGAAGCAAATGCTTTGCCCGGCTTGATAAGGCTGTTACATGGGGAGGTTCATGCAACTGCTTATGAAGCTATACAGACTCTTTCCACATTGGTTTTGGAAGACTTTCCCCAAAGGGGAGCTCGTGTGTTGCATGAGTCAAATGCAATGAGACCCTTAttggaaattttgaattggggaACTGATTCTCTCAAATCAGAAGCTATAGGACTCTTGGAGAAGGTGTTTGTGTCAAAGGAAATGGTCGAATACTATGGAACAAGGGCTAGGTTAAGTCTACTTGGTCTGACTGGCATCACTGTATATGGGGATGGCCACCTAAGGAGAAAGGCTGCCAGGGTACTGTCATTGCTTGAACGCTATTCAAAGTCGTCATCATCTGCATTCTCTGGAGTTCAggagtga
- the LOC100500641 gene encoding uncharacterized protein, whose product MSSLGTSKGILEIAKFGVYVTVPIILMYTFANNPSNLRKFMGHRSYIEYPPEAEKPPSPEELREMAREMARKRNSS is encoded by the exons ATGTCGTCTCTGGGCACTTCCAAAGGGATTCTAGAAATTGCCAAGTTCGGCGTCTATGTCACCGTTCCCATCATTCTCATGTACACTTTCGCCAACAATCCCAGCAACCTCCGCAAGTTCATGGGACAT AGGTCATACATTGAATATCCCCCAGAGGCAGAAAAGCCACCATCACCGGAGGAACTTAGGGAAATGGCACGGGAGATGGCTCGTAAAAGGAACAGTTCTTGA
- the LOC100797395 gene encoding 3-ketoacyl-CoA synthase 11, whose protein sequence is MADQKNQNPDSGTISVESAKEKRRNKLPNFLLSVRLKYVKLGYHYVISNAMYLLLIPLLGIASAHLSTLSIKDFLQLWENLKFNLVSVTLCSSLTVFLATLYFMTRPRGVYLVDFACYKPDVDCTCTREIFVERSGLTGSFSEENLSFQKKILERSGLGQKTYLPPAILSLPPRPCMAAAREEAEQVMFGAIDQLLAKTGVKAKDIGILVVNCSLFNPTPSLSAMIVNHYKLRGNVFSYNLGGMGCSAGLISIDLAKHLLQVHPNSYALVVSMENITLNWYFGNNRSMLVSNCLFRMGGAAILLSNRSGDRHRAKYQLVHTVRTHKGADDKSYGCVFQEEDETKRIGVALSKDLMAVAGEALKTNITTLGPLVLPMSEQLLFFATLVARKVFKMKIKPYIPDFKLAFEHFCIHAGGRAVLDELEKNLELSDWHMEPSRMTLNRFGNTSSSSLWYELAYTEAKGRIKKGDRTWQIAFGSGFKCNSAVWRALRTINPAKEKNPWMDEIHEFPVHVPKVAPIAS, encoded by the exons ATGGCTGACCAGAAGAATCAAAACCCGGATTCAGGAACCATTAGTGTTGaatcagcaaaagaaaaaagaaggaacaaACTTCCCAACTTCCTGCTATCAGTGAGACTCAAGTATGTGAAGCTAGGGTACCATTACGTAATCTCCAATGCAATGTACCTTCTGCTCATACCCCTTCTAGGCATAGCTTCGGCTCATCTTTCAACCCTTTCCATCAAGGACTTTCTCCAATTATGGGAGAATCTCAAGTTCAACCTTGTCTCGGTAACCCTATGTTCAAGCCTCACGGTGTTCCTCGCCACCCTCTACTTCATGACCCGTCcaaggggggtgtacttagtagaTTTTGCATGCTACAAGCCTGACGTGGATTGCACGTGCACGCGGGAGATTTTCGTGGAGAGGTCTGGTCTCACAGGCTCATTCTCGGAGGAGAACTTGTCCTTTCAGAAGAAGATCCTTGAGAGGTCTGGTTTGGGGCAGAAGACGTATCTTCCGCCCGCAATCTTGAGTTTGCCGCCGCGACCGTGCATGGCGGCGGCCAGGGAGGAGGCTGAGCAAGTCATGTTTGGAGCAATTGACCAGCTGCTGGCAAAGACTGGTGTGAAGGCTAAGGATATTGGGATCTTGGTGGTCAATTGCAGCTTGTTCAACCCCACACCTTCACTCTCTGCCATGATTGTCAATCACTACAAGTTGAGAGGGAATGTTTTCAGTTATAATCTTGGTGGCATGGGTTGCAGTGCTGGCCTTATCTCTATTGACCTTGCCAAGCACCTCCTCCAG GTCCATCCCAACTCTTATGCCTTGGTAGTGAGCATGGAGAACATCACTCTGAACTGGTATTTTGGCAACAACCGGTCAATGCTAGTCTCAAACTGTCTCTTCAGAATGGGAGGAGCAGCAATCCTCCTCTCCAACCGCTCCGGCGACCGCCACCGCGCCAAATACCAACTAGTCCACACAGTGCGGACTCACAAAGGAGCAGATGACAAGTCCTACGGCTGTGTCTTCCAAGAAGAAGATGAGACAAAAAGAATTGGTGTGGCACTCTCAAAAGACCTAATGGCTGTGGCAGGAGAGGCCCTAAAGACCAACATCACAACACTAGGACCCTTGGTCCTCCCTATGTCAGAACAGCTTCTTTTCTTTGCCACATTGGTGGCTAGGAAAGTGTTCAAGATGAAGATAAAACCATACATCCCAGATTTCAAGTTGGCCTTTGAGCATTTTTGCATTCATGCTGGAGGGAGGGCAGTGTTGGATGAGTTGGAGAAGAATCTTGAGCTCTCTGATTGGCACATGGAGCCCTCAAGGATGACACTAAATAGGTTTGGTAACACTTCTAGCAGTTCCTTGTGGTATGAATTGGCCTACACTGAAGCCAAAGGGAGGATCAAGAAAGGTGACAGGACTTGGCAGATTGCATTTGGGTCAGGGTTTAAGTGCAACAGTGCTGTGTGGAGGGCTTTGAGGACCATCAATCCTGCTAAGGAGAAAAATCCTTGGATGGATGAGATTCATGAGTTTCCTGTTCATGTGCCTAAAGTGGCACCAATTGCTTCCTAA
- the LOC100786102 gene encoding neurochondrin isoform X2, whose product MEEEWLKLVKGERDEQRLAGLLLVTKFCKAEDQSSVRRVYDALGPHFLYRLLRTAMASGGGGLNDNRNAYLSLSITLLAAFCRVPDIASSEDMLFHIPLVLEVISTRSVLSVLEECYEFLYLVSAASESGFARFFESGGIKMLASQMRSLQDGSHLMELSFKLLQLILGRTSSDIIQNNDLSEISVIVAALARQFAVLHNSLKFEALHLLNAILSSKDSSQLRDAFRLLPQDSWSPNIRIGIMAILQNRVAPAERLQALILAESMVSMYGEDWLIGQVSTNDALDPAPADMCLLLVLEQSRVEIAVLLNELAYLKYEAPLDTSATAEAIFLKRHNVADAYSLVERIIKLISNVEGNDGNLLDEGTLTKLIHQLNETIAVVLEYLEDAKEHGQKKGDDLLASVRIIGSYLAEAPVACKEKVQDLLGYMLSLEGEDEQRPFYAVCFLLPMLSQITMEIEGCKALASCKGLEAVLDCFSKLVGSHAFLVEDNGCIFMACDTIMNLLLKKDKVQIMLDVSAIVDLLKALAHWSENTDEMSSMMMASSICTLIFDYTSEEALLNCPDFDYRTLSSLYLLIARCLASSEQDTKAYMDLSEIVSSGFSRWAHRYPHIRDAVKN is encoded by the exons ATGGAGGAGGAGTGGTTGAAACTTGTGAAAGGAGAGCGAGACGAACAGCGTCTGGCTGGGCTTCTTCTGGTAACCAAGTTCTGCAAAGCTGAGGATCAGTCCTCAGTCCGTAGGGTCTACGATGCGCTTGGACCTCACTTTCTCTATCGCCTCCTCAGAACCGCTATGGCAAGTGGAGGAGGAGGCCTCAACGATAACCGCAACGCCTACTTAAGCTTATCCATCACGCTTCTTGCCGCATTTTGTCGTGTTCCCGATATTGCTTCCTCGGAGGACATGCTTTTCCATATCCCCCTTGTCTTGGAAGTAATATCCACCAG GTCTGTCTTATCTGTTCTCGAAGAATGCTATGAGTTTCTATACTTGGTGTCTGCTGCTTCTGAAAGTGGATTCGCGAGATTTTTCGAATCCGGAGGCATCAAGATGCTAGCTTCTCAAATGCGTTCTCTGCAAGATG GTTCACATCTGATGGAATTATCTTTTAAACTTTTGCAATTGATTCTGGGTAGGACGTCCTCGGACATAATTCAGAATAATGACTTATCTGAAATCTCAGTTATT GTGGCAGCACTAGCAAGGCAGTTTGCTGTCTTGCACAATTCCTTGAAATTTGAAGCTCTCCACCTACTAAATGCCATTCTTTCCTCAAAAGATTCA TCACAACTTCGTGATGCCTTCCGATTACTTCCTCAAGATAGCTGGTCACCCAATATCCGCATTGGTATAATGGCTATTTTGCAGAATCGTGTTG CACCTGCTGAAAGGTTGCAGGCTCTCATTTTAGCTGAGTCTATGGTTTCCATGTATGGAGAAGATTGGTTGATTGGCCAAGTAAGCACAAATGATGCACTAGATCCAGCTCCAGCTGACAT GTGCCTGTTGCTTGTCTTGGAGCAGTCAAGGGTTGAAATTGCTGTTCTTCTGAATGAGTTGGCTTACTTAAAATATGAAGCACCTCTGGATACTTCTGCCACTGCTGAAGCAATTTTTTTGAAGCGACATAATGTGGCTGATGCTTACTCCTTGGTTGAGaggataataaaattaatatcaaatgtTGAAGGAAATGATG GAAACCTCCTTGATGAAGGCACATTGACAAAGCTGATTCACCAACTGAATGAGACAATTGCTGTTGTACTAGAGTATTTAGAAGATGCAAAG GAACATGGGCAAAAGAAAGGAGATGATTTACTTGCTTCAGTGCGAATTATTGGGAG CTATCTTGCAGAAGCACCTGTAGCATGCAAGGAGAAGGTTCAAGATCTTTTAGGGTATATGCTTTCTCTCGAAGGTGAAGATGAACAAAG GCCCTTCTACGCTGTTTGCTTTCTGCTACCTATGTTGTCTCAAATTACTATGGAGATTGAAGGATGCAAAGCTTTGGCTTCATGTAAAGGACTTGAGGCC GTTTTAGATTGCTTCAGTAAATTAGTTGGGTCACATGCTTTTCTGGTTGAGGATAATGGTTGCATCTTTATGGCATGTGATACAATAATGAATCTTTTATTAAAG AAAGACAAAGTTCAGATAATGTTGGATGTATCAGCTATTGTTGATCTTCTTAAAGCGTTGGCTCATTGGTCAG AAAACACTGATGAAATGTCAAGTATGATGATGGCTTCAAGCATTTGTACACTGATATTTGATTATACATCAGAAGAGGCTCTTTTAAACTGTCCAGATTTCGACTATAGAACTCTTAGCAGTCTTTATCTTCTCATTGCAAGATGTCTGGCATCATCAGAACAG GATACTAAAGCGTATATGGATCTTTCTGAGATTGTCTCTTCTG GCTTCTCTCGATGGGCTCATCGGTACCCCCACATCAGAGACGCTGTCAAGAACTAA
- the LOC100786102 gene encoding neurochondrin isoform X1, with translation MEEEWLKLVKGERDEQRLAGLLLVTKFCKAEDQSSVRRVYDALGPHFLYRLLRTAMASGGGGLNDNRNAYLSLSITLLAAFCRVPDIASSEDMLFHIPLVLEVISTRSVLSVLEECYEFLYLVSAASESGFARFFESGGIKMLASQMRSLQDVKHYAGSHLMELSFKLLQLILGRTSSDIIQNNDLSEISVIVAALARQFAVLHNSLKFEALHLLNAILSSKDSSQLRDAFRLLPQDSWSPNIRIGIMAILQNRVAPAERLQALILAESMVSMYGEDWLIGQVSTNDALDPAPADMCLLLVLEQSRVEIAVLLNELAYLKYEAPLDTSATAEAIFLKRHNVADAYSLVERIIKLISNVEGNDGNLLDEGTLTKLIHQLNETIAVVLEYLEDAKEHGQKKGDDLLASVRIIGSYLAEAPVACKEKVQDLLGYMLSLEGEDEQRPFYAVCFLLPMLSQITMEIEGCKALASCKGLEAVLDCFSKLVGSHAFLVEDNGCIFMACDTIMNLLLKKDKVQIMLDVSAIVDLLKALAHWSENTDEMSSMMMASSICTLIFDYTSEEALLNCPDFDYRTLSSLYLLIARCLASSEQDTKAYMDLSEIVSSGFSRWAHRYPHIRDAVKN, from the exons ATGGAGGAGGAGTGGTTGAAACTTGTGAAAGGAGAGCGAGACGAACAGCGTCTGGCTGGGCTTCTTCTGGTAACCAAGTTCTGCAAAGCTGAGGATCAGTCCTCAGTCCGTAGGGTCTACGATGCGCTTGGACCTCACTTTCTCTATCGCCTCCTCAGAACCGCTATGGCAAGTGGAGGAGGAGGCCTCAACGATAACCGCAACGCCTACTTAAGCTTATCCATCACGCTTCTTGCCGCATTTTGTCGTGTTCCCGATATTGCTTCCTCGGAGGACATGCTTTTCCATATCCCCCTTGTCTTGGAAGTAATATCCACCAG GTCTGTCTTATCTGTTCTCGAAGAATGCTATGAGTTTCTATACTTGGTGTCTGCTGCTTCTGAAAGTGGATTCGCGAGATTTTTCGAATCCGGAGGCATCAAGATGCTAGCTTCTCAAATGCGTTCTCTGCAAGATG TCAAGCACTATGCAGGTTCACATCTGATGGAATTATCTTTTAAACTTTTGCAATTGATTCTGGGTAGGACGTCCTCGGACATAATTCAGAATAATGACTTATCTGAAATCTCAGTTATT GTGGCAGCACTAGCAAGGCAGTTTGCTGTCTTGCACAATTCCTTGAAATTTGAAGCTCTCCACCTACTAAATGCCATTCTTTCCTCAAAAGATTCA TCACAACTTCGTGATGCCTTCCGATTACTTCCTCAAGATAGCTGGTCACCCAATATCCGCATTGGTATAATGGCTATTTTGCAGAATCGTGTTG CACCTGCTGAAAGGTTGCAGGCTCTCATTTTAGCTGAGTCTATGGTTTCCATGTATGGAGAAGATTGGTTGATTGGCCAAGTAAGCACAAATGATGCACTAGATCCAGCTCCAGCTGACAT GTGCCTGTTGCTTGTCTTGGAGCAGTCAAGGGTTGAAATTGCTGTTCTTCTGAATGAGTTGGCTTACTTAAAATATGAAGCACCTCTGGATACTTCTGCCACTGCTGAAGCAATTTTTTTGAAGCGACATAATGTGGCTGATGCTTACTCCTTGGTTGAGaggataataaaattaatatcaaatgtTGAAGGAAATGATG GAAACCTCCTTGATGAAGGCACATTGACAAAGCTGATTCACCAACTGAATGAGACAATTGCTGTTGTACTAGAGTATTTAGAAGATGCAAAG GAACATGGGCAAAAGAAAGGAGATGATTTACTTGCTTCAGTGCGAATTATTGGGAG CTATCTTGCAGAAGCACCTGTAGCATGCAAGGAGAAGGTTCAAGATCTTTTAGGGTATATGCTTTCTCTCGAAGGTGAAGATGAACAAAG GCCCTTCTACGCTGTTTGCTTTCTGCTACCTATGTTGTCTCAAATTACTATGGAGATTGAAGGATGCAAAGCTTTGGCTTCATGTAAAGGACTTGAGGCC GTTTTAGATTGCTTCAGTAAATTAGTTGGGTCACATGCTTTTCTGGTTGAGGATAATGGTTGCATCTTTATGGCATGTGATACAATAATGAATCTTTTATTAAAG AAAGACAAAGTTCAGATAATGTTGGATGTATCAGCTATTGTTGATCTTCTTAAAGCGTTGGCTCATTGGTCAG AAAACACTGATGAAATGTCAAGTATGATGATGGCTTCAAGCATTTGTACACTGATATTTGATTATACATCAGAAGAGGCTCTTTTAAACTGTCCAGATTTCGACTATAGAACTCTTAGCAGTCTTTATCTTCTCATTGCAAGATGTCTGGCATCATCAGAACAG GATACTAAAGCGTATATGGATCTTTCTGAGATTGTCTCTTCTG GCTTCTCTCGATGGGCTCATCGGTACCCCCACATCAGAGACGCTGTCAAGAACTAA